CTTGAAGCCCTTATCTGGCTCCTCTGGATCCTCCCATGCGATCTTGAACATAGCTTTAACCTCCTCAGCAAGTCCTATGCGGGCACCGCTGTTAACGGAGATGTATATCTGGGGAAATAAATGGGATTGTGTAAATGTTGGAAATAACTGCGAGATAAAACCAAACTTACCCTCGGTACTTTGAGTTGGCGAGCCAATTGGGAAGCCTTGGCAAAGAGAACGTCCTCCTTAATTCCAAAGGAACCAATCAAGTAGGTGAGATCGTTGGCTATAACAATGATCTCGCGGCCATTCGGATATTCCGGAGTAGCCAAGACAATGCGCCAAGCCACCATGCCGCACTGAAACCAATAAAGAGAACATTGCTACAGGACCTTCGATGGCGTCAGCATTTAAGTCCACTTACATTGTTTTCGCCGGGCAGACGCTGCATCTCTACAAGGTTGTCGCCCTCGAGGACCAGCTCCTTGCACTCGATCAAAATCTTGTCGGGAGTGCGAATGTCCACGGTGGGACGAGCCTTGGAGAATTCTCTCCAGTGACGCTCGGTCATCTGGCGGAACATGTCGGGCACATCATAGACATAGGTGGTACCATTGGACTGCGCCTGGAAACGTTTCTGCTGCAGGAAGTCCTTGGTCATGTAGGGCGTCGAAATGGGATGTCCGTGCAGAGATCCCTGCTTCTCACCGTAGGCCTTAAACTTAATCTAGGATTGAAGGAATGTTAGAATAATTTTCAACCGGTTAAGGAAGATCTCAATTTCAACTTACGATTCCTGTCTCTGGTTCTGTTTGTTCGGTATACATCGAAATATCCAGGAAGTAGCCGGAGTCATTTGCAATGCACAGACGCACTGCCTGAGTGGGTGACTGTGGTGACTGGCGGATGACCATCTTGAGCTCAGCCTGCAGTACACGCAGCTTCCAAAGACGTGGACCATATCGCATAATCATCTTTGTTACAGATTCCTCGATCTTAGCCGGATCCATGATGACGGTGGGCACAAAGTTCAGGAAGATGTGGTTGCAGTCCGTGCGTTTGGCGTGCGGATGCGAGAATGCCACCTCCAGCTCATCCATGGCCTCCAGGAGCACACGCTCTCCTTCGTTTTGCAGATACTCGAAAGAGGCTTCCTTGGTAATCAGATCCGAATGACGGATGATCGAGCGAATGAAGAAGCGGTAGTCCGTGACCTCTTGACCTTTCGAAACCTTGGCCTTGCCAAGGTACAGGTGCATCTTTTGGTTAGCCGTGGGCAGAGCCTCCAGATCGTACGTCTTCATGCGGTTCAGCTCCAGATGGAAAGCAGATGCTGGCTCCAGATGCCGGTAAATACGATCCTCCGTGAACTTATCTCTGGCTCTGAACGTAAAGAACTTGGGGAATTGCCGCTTCTTCAGAGCAGCAAATGTAATCCTACGAATGCGTCGCTGGAAGAGCTCCTCGTTATGCTCTTGGCAATAATTTCCAAAGATTTGGGCCATTTGCAGGTCATCCAACTCCCCCGTTTCTCTCACAGCCACACTAACAATGTGAATCGGTTCGGTGGACTTGGCCTCCTCGGCAGCATTCGCCCGGGTTACGGGATCCGACAACGACACATTGATCGAGGTGCTGTGTCGGCTGTCCGAGATAGAATCCGCTGCCTCTACGGCTTCCAGGACCTTGGCATTAACCATGGCTGGCGAGACGAAGTCTTCGAGCAGATCCAGAATCTCGTCCGAGTACATCTCAAAGTGTTCGAAGGAGTCAAAGGCTGCAATCGCTCCGGTGCGCACGAATGAGTTTCCCAAAGACTCTGCCGCTGCCTGATCCAATCCATCGGGGGAGGACATGCGCGAGAACAGTCTGTTCGGGTGAGCTGTGGGGAGGAGGAACTGGAAGTGCACCAGCGGCAGGCCACCGGAGAGTTCCAAATGCTGCAAGCAGGTCAGCTCATAGGATGTGTAAGCTCTCCTCACATAGACTTCCAGAGCAGCATTGCACACTGCCCGGTTAGAGTGGTAGAAGAAGTCGTGCAGGATGTCAAAGATTGAGGTCTCCGACAGAATCAGGCGCTGCAGGTTCTCGGGGTGGAAGTCATGACCGTACATGTCAACGGCGGAGAGAAAGATCGACTCCATTTGGTTGTGGCGCAGCTCATAAGCCGGCTGGTGGGCAGCGATCAGAACTTGGCGGGACCGCAGGGCAACCCTAGAGTGCTCAGCTCGATTCAAAGAGGTCAATTCACTTAGCGTGTTGGCCAATTCGTCCGTTAGTCCAGGTTCGTTGGCCCACAGGTGATCAATGAGCAGAGTGACCAGCAGATTCTTCTTGGCCACCTGAGAGTGCGAGAAGATGGTGTTGACCACCGTCTGCATGTCGTCCTTGTTGTGCTCTCGCACCAGTCCCACGCATTTGTCGTAGTGTCCATACTGGAACTGCGACTCTACATCGTAGTACTGACGCAACAGCTCATGAACGGCGGCCTTCATTCTGCCGCGGATTCCGTTCCTATAGCGCTGCACCAGCTGCACAATGCTCTGGGTGGTCAGGAAGAAGACATCACGGTCAGCGCGCTTCTGCAGCGTGGCCGCATGGCTGTCAATAACACTGGCGATCTGCTGCGAGGGGAATTGGGCCAGGACACTAGTTATGTTTCGCTCGTACAGCGTCATCAGTTTCCGGATCTTCTTCTCCACGGATATGGGTATGCGACCAGAGATGGAGGCGATAACTTCTTGCAGCTCCAACAACGGCAACGAGGGATCACGCAAGCTTTGCATGAATTTTTCGATGATGTCTCTGAGTCGCTGTGCATTGAACGGTTCTGGCAGGCAGTAACCAGCCAGTGTGTTTTCAAGGATACTCTTGTAAGTATTGTGCACCCTGTTTAGTTTCTCGGGTACCGGTGCGTTCTCTGGCTGCAGGAACTGTCCCTTGAAGGGCTGCGCTTTCGTCACCAGCGATGGATCGTCCAGCTCCAAGTGGCCCAAAAGGGATCCTGCATCTAGAACAGCTCCTGGTCGACGCACAAATGTCACTGTGCCTGCCTCCTGGGACGTCAGGGTCATCACCATCTTCATCACCTCAATCTCAGCATAGGCCTGGCCCTTGCTTACATGAGCGCCATCTTCCACAATCATGTTGATGAGCTTTCCCGCAGACGGACTGCGCAACAGCGATGGATCGTTCTCCTTTTCAAAGACACATGTCTGGTTGCCAATCACAATGCGGTAGCGATCCACCTCCTCCTTCATGTACGTGGTGTAGGAGGCGCCCTCCAAAGAGATGAGCAAGCCTCCGTCGGAGAGGCGGTGCACCTCGATCTCCTTAAACGAGCTGTTCATCAGCAGGAAGTACGAGTTGGCTCCGCTCTTGGCGGCCTGCACCTTGTAACGGATGCCATCGTTGATTAGCTCAACATCCACCACGTTCGTCAGCGTGTTCGCTGCTTGGATCTGACCTTTCTCCAGAGAGGTTTGGAAGCTGGAAAAGCTCTCAGTAATTTGACGATCTGCGATGTGCAGCGATCCGCACATTACGCCCAACAGGATATCCGGCTTCTCGGATTGCACACGCTCTGCGATCAAGGCATCTAGCCAGGCGGTGTCGATGCTGTTGTCGAGGAACCGATTCGTTTCGAGCAGAGTGATCAAGTATTCCACTGTGGTTCGGAAATCACCTCGAATTGACAGCTCCTTCAGGGCAATCACCAGGTTCTCTCGAGCCTGTTGACGGTTCTCGCCCCAGGAGAAACAATGCCCAAACTGTGAATCCGCGAACTCGTGCAATCCTCCACTGGCAGCCACACTGAAGTAGCCCCACACATTTTTGCTCGACCGGAAGTTAAGCTCCTGAACGGTTCCAGAACTGGGCTTAAAGCCCTCGTCGGGGTTCTCTGAGGTGATACGAGCAGCGATAACATGTCCGGAGGGACGCGGTTTGTTCGGTGGATTTTCGAAGTCAATGACTGAGGAGCCCCAGGGAGACTCTCCGTACAGCAGACGGATGTCCTTGAGCCGGTAAAGGGGAATTCCCATTCCAATCTGCAGCTGAGCAGCTGGAAGATTTACATCGGCCACCATCTCCGTACACGGATGCTCCACCTGCAAACGTGGGTTCAGCTCCAGGAAGAAGTAGCGACCCTCCGGATCATATAGGTACTCCACGGTTCCCGCGCTGACGTAACCCACCATCTTGGCCAACCGCACGGCGGCCTTCTCCATGTCCTCGAACACCTCTGGCTGGGCCACGATGGCAGGAGCTTCCTCAATAATTTTCTGATGACGACGCTGGATGGAGCAGTCACGGCCGAACAAGCTAATGGCATTGCCGTACTGATCTGCCAACAGTTGCACCTCCAAGTGGCGAGCTCCGCGGGCCAGCTTCATCACGAAAATCGGTGAGCCGGGCACCTCAGCTTGAACCTGGCGGAACAGGCCGGGGAACTCCTCAGTGGTGTCCACGCGGCGAATACCCTTGCCACCACCTCCTTCCGAGGCCTTGATCATTACGGGGAAGCCTGAGTGAAACAAGAACATAAACAACTTGTTCGGAACTCTATTTGTTCAGATTACACTTACCAATCTTGTTAACTGCGGCCAGACCCTGTTCCACATTGGTCACACAACCTCGGGCGAAGAGCTCACTGGAAATCTTGATCTTTTTGCCACTGTACTGGGCCTTCAGGTCCGAACCGGACCACGGCAGGGTGGGAATCTCGGCCGTTTGGGCCACAATAGAGGAGGCCACCTTGTCGCCCAGCGCCCACATGGCACGTTCCGGAGGGCCAAGGAACACCAGACCCTCTTTGTGAAGCAGCTCCGGCAGCTTCGGGTTCTCGGAGGCATGACCCCAACCAGCCCACACGGCCTGCAATCGAGAAAGGTTCGAACACAGGTTAATAATCAGTTCATTTTGACTTAATAAGCCCAATGCCCCAAGGACGGCGCACTCGTCGCGGGTGTGGGGAAAATTATGGAGCTTTATTGTCGGTAAAAATCAATCGTGACGTCATTGCGACGTTCATTGGCAACACCCGgatagcaaaacaaaatagaTAATTCACACTGTGCAACAAGagtcgtcgtcgtcggcgGCTGCTAATTAACCCCCAGCGCCCTGCTATATCTAAGGGAAAGTAAACACCTAAGGTTGAATTTTCACTTGAAAGTACTGCGAATGCAGTTTAATCTAAGCTCCGTTGGGAGGCGGAATGGTGAAGGGTTTTAGATTACAGGTGTGCGCAATCCAATGTTTTGAAGGCAATCTTCTGTCACTCGAACAACTCTTAAATTGCAACAAGCAGACACTATTGTATTACTTATAGCTGTTGCCACTTAGACTCAACAGGGTTtttatatactatatgtacaggtaggaaaataatatgttagttttcgcattttttttttttttcacagcGTACTTTGCTAAAGAGCTAGTGTTGGATCTTGGAATTGCAATTAAAGATTAAAGCTAATATACGCAGTAAGGTAAAATCACGCTGTGCATTTGGAAGCTCTTAGATACTTAAACTTTACACTTTTAACGAATCTTAATTGTTTCCAACTGTATGTGAGTCGTCCGTTCAAAACgtgtaattttatttgtttattggcAATTGACACGTACAACCGTTTACAGTGTCAAAGGTTTTCACAAAATACCTTTAAATTGCATTCGagcatatattatatatttcgGAAACGGGACTGGGCTGTAGATCGCTAAAAACTTCTCTACCCAGGAGTATGTTGTCTAATTTTGTAGCACAGTGTTggctgacacacacacacagttatCTGCTTAGAAATGCCGGCCGTCTCGTAAACACACGAGTACATATTCGTATACGAATAGGGGGTCTCTTTATTGGTATGCGGGGCGATCGCTTGACTTTGCCAGTTCCCCCGATTGACGGAGTGCAAATACGAATCGTACGATGCGTTTTGGGTGGAGCTGGCCAAGGCAAATAGACAACTCGGCACAGCCGACACTGGCCACTTCTATGGCGGTGGCCCCCAGATTCCGGACTCACCTGCACTTGGGTGCGAAGAGCAATGTCCACGATGAGCTCGACATTGgcgtagttgttgttgttcgatCCGCCGGGCACGGGCACATAGTGATCCGCCATCTTGATGTATTCGGCATTCGCCTTTAGATCCTCCGGAGTGACCATCACCACAAACCTAATGGCCCGCTCGTTCTTAAACATTTCGTACGCCCATCTCCGGATGGATCGCATGCACTTGACGGCCGCGATACCGTTGTTGGCAATCAGGACCTTGTTGATCACTCGGGTGCCGCCAAAGCGCTTCACGAACTCCTCGGTGGTTGCGATGTGGAAGTCGCGATCCTGGTGCCGGTCCTGGCCCAGCCCTGTGCCACGCGACATACTCGGCCTGGAAGAGGTCAGGGAAAGGAGAGTTAGTTAGTTGCTGGGATATAATGTGGGAAAAACCGGCCTAAGATTTCAATTGAGAATATAGCTATATAAGAAACTGGGTCATAAACGTGGTTGTAAAATTCCAAGGAATTACTCTCACCTTActttgaaaaacatttttttgagCTTTCAAtacttaaagatgatgattTCAATGTTTGCTTAGATCTTTTACTATATTACCCAGCCAAAAGTTAAGCTTTGCCTGCATCACCAACTGAACCCTGAAAACACTTTTCATGCTGGCCAGTGTAAGTTATGGCGCGATGGGACAGGTGGCGAAGAAACGGAAGGCACAATGAGATTTGACAAACCGGTTTGGCTGACATGATCAAAAGATCTGCACATAATTCGCTTTTGTTTACATCTTGTCAACTAGTATCGCGTTGCAATAAACAAATGGGGTATTAAACATGGCATTTACTTGAGGGTTCCCACCACGGGCACACTGAGCAGCGATGGCGACGACTGGTTGTTGGAGCTATTGTGATTGCTGATGCTGGCACTCATCTCGCCGAcatggttgttgttgctctcgtTCTGCCCGCAATCCACAGCCACAAATTGGGGTATAACCGCCGTTCCCACTCCTGATCCCGAGCCAGAGCCCGAGGCCGAGCCGGAGCCGTTGGCATTATCTTCACCGGACTCAACAAGTACGAAACGCTTGCTGGCGCGACGCTTCAACATTCTAATGAGCTCCACGAGGGCCAATAGCATCCAAAGTGAACTCTGGCAGGGGGATCGTCGTGGTGTTTTAGCGGCTCCTCGCAATTATGCAAGTGTGACTAATAAGCGAGCCGctcacaaaatattttaatgccACTGCACCACTTTCACCGCGCTCCGCTGGCCGAAATATTCACACACAAAAATCAATGTCGAACGATGGTCCGCACACGCGAGAAACTTATTTGGGAAACGGGCTGGGTCTTGGGGTATATCTGCCGTACTTCTGGGGTTTGCGGAAAGCGGATTGCGGACCGACAGAGCCGACGACTGCCAGGGAACTGAACCGCAGAGCGGTGTTGGCCACCAtcgctcatacgccccgtgggcCGGAGAAGCGGAGAGAGCCGCTGAGCGAGCCAGCCGCTGGCCAAACGAGTTTTGAACATTAtatgaatgaaaacaaaatgcgGCGTTCCCACATGGCACTCTCTATCTCTATTGCCGCCACTTTTCTCTCCATGTTTGCGCACCGCGAAAGTTCTCGGAAAGCTGGGTGAGAGACTGCCTCCCACTCGCACACACGGTCGCGAGCTTTTCGCTGTCTCTTTTCCCTAAACTCACGCGATATGTTTGGCGGCGTTTGGCTGTGACGCAGCcacctgtttttgttttgctcgaTACACTCAGCGCAAATGTGGGCGCCATTGGGGATGGATTGCATATCTTGAGCTATAAACGCTTCAATTCTCAAGTGTCTAAATGAAAGAATAGCTTTAATTGAAGTGGATGGGTTGCCAGATTCAAAAAGTCCTAATCTGCAAGCATTATGAAGATAAGATTGGGAGGAAATGCTGAACTGAATCAATTAAACTAGATTAAGCGCTATTTG
The sequence above is drawn from the Drosophila melanogaster chromosome 2R genome and encodes:
- the ACC gene encoding Acetyl-CoA carboxylase, isoform E; protein product: MLKRRASKRFVLVESGEDNANGSGSASGSGSGSGVGTAVIPQFVAVDCGQNESNNNHVGEMSASISNHNSSNNQSSPSLLSVPVVGTLKPSMSRGTGLGQDRHQDRDFHIATTEEFVKRFGGTRVINKVLIANNGIAAVKCMRSIRRWAYEMFKNERAIRFVVMVTPEDLKANAEYIKMADHYVPVPGGSNNNNYANVELIVDIALRTQVQAVWAGWGHASENPKLPELLHKEGLVFLGPPERAMWALGDKVASSIVAQTAEIPTLPWSGSDLKAQYSGKKIKISSELFARGCVTNVEQGLAAVNKIGFPVMIKASEGGGGKGIRRVDTTEEFPGLFRQVQAEVPGSPIFVMKLARGARHLEVQLLADQYGNAISLFGRDCSIQRRHQKIIEEAPAIVAQPEVFEDMEKAAVRLAKMVGYVSAGTVEYLYDPEGRYFFLELNPRLQVEHPCTEMVADVNLPAAQLQIGMGIPLYRLKDIRLLYGESPWGSSVIDFENPPNKPRPSGHVIAARITSENPDEGFKPSSGTVQELNFRSSKNVWGYFSVAASGGLHEFADSQFGHCFSWGENRQQARENLVIALKELSIRGDFRTTVEYLITLLETNRFLDNSIDTAWLDALIAERVQSEKPDILLGVMCGSLHIADRQITESFSSFQTSLEKGQIQAANTLTNVVDVELINDGIRYKVQAAKSGANSYFLLMNSSFKEIEVHRLSDGGLLISLEGASYTTYMKEEVDRYRIVIGNQTCVFEKENDPSLLRSPSAGKLINMIVEDGAHVSKGQAYAEIEVMKMVMTLTSQEAGTVTFVRRPGAVLDAGSLLGHLELDDPSLVTKAQPFKGQFLQPENAPVPEKLNRVHNTYKSILENTLAGYCLPEPFNAQRLRDIIEKFMQSLRDPSLPLLELQEVIASISGRIPISVEKKIRKLMTLYERNITSVLAQFPSQQIASVIDSHAATLQKRADRDVFFLTTQSIVQLVQRYRNGIRGRMKAAVHELLRQYYDVESQFQYGHYDKCVGLVREHNKDDMQTVVNTIFSHSQVAKKNLLVTLLIDHLWANEPGLTDELANTLSELTSLNRAEHSRVALRSRQVLIAAHQPAYELRHNQMESIFLSAVDMYGHDFHPENLQRLILSETSIFDILHDFFYHSNRAVCNAALEVYVRRAYTSYELTCLQHLELSGGLPLVHFQFLLPTAHPNRLFSRMSSPDGLDQAAAESLGNSFVRTGAIAAFDSFEHFEMYSDEILDLLEDFVSPAMVNAKVLEAVEAADSISDSRHSTSINVSLSDPVTRANAAEEAKSTEPIHIVSVAVRETGELDDLQMAQIFGNYCQEHNEELFQRRIRRITFAALKKRQFPKFFTFRARDKFTEDRIYRHLEPASAFHLELNRMKTYDLEALPTANQKMHLYLGKAKVSKGQEVTDYRFFIRSIIRHSDLITKEASFEYLQNEGERVLLEAMDELEVAFSHPHAKRTDCNHIFLNFVPTVIMDPAKIEESVTKMIMRYGPRLWKLRVLQAELKMVIRQSPQSPTQAVRLCIANDSGYFLDISMYTEQTEPETGIIKFKAYGEKQGSLHGHPISTPYMTKDFLQQKRFQAQSNGTTYVYDVPDMFRQMTERHWREFSKARPTVDIRTPDKILIECKELVLEGDNLVEMQRLPGENNCGMVAWRIVLATPEYPNGREIIVIANDLTYLIGSFGIKEDVLFAKASQLARQLKVPRIYISVNSGARIGLAEEVKAMFKIAWEDPEEPDKGFKYLYLSTEDYAQVANLNSVRAILIEDEGEQRYKITDIIGKDDGLGVENLRYAGLIAGETSQAYEEIVTIAMVTCRTIGIGSYVVRLGQRVIQIDNSHIILTGYAALNKLLGRKVYASNNQLGGTQIMFNNGVTHKTEAIDLDGVYTILDWLSYIPAYIGCDLPIVLPNDRIERPVDFMPTKSPYDPRWMLGGRVNPVNANDWENGFFDRDSWSEIMASWAKTVVTGRARLGGVPVGVIAVETRTVEVEMPADPANLDSEAKTLQQAGQVWYPDSSYKTAQAIKDFGREELPLIVFANWRGFSGGMKDMYEQIVKFGAYIVDGLREYKKPVLIYLPPNAELRGGAWAVLDSLINPRYMETYADPEARGGVLEPEGIVEIKYKEKDLVKTIHRLDPTTIALKKELDEANASGDKVRAAQVDEKIKARIAVLMHVYHTVAVHFADLHDTPERMLEKECISEIVPWRDSRRWLYWRLRRLLLEDAYIKKILRAQDNLSVGQAKQMLRRWLVEEKGATEAYLWDKNEEMVSWYEEQINAESIVSRNVNSVRRDAIISTISKMLEDCPDVALDAVVGLCQGLTPVNRGVVVRTLAQMQLNEETSNSNQG
- the ACC gene encoding Acetyl-CoA carboxylase, isoform G; amino-acid sequence: MSETNESNDTAAQSAEGERPSFLVGDEIDERAAEAGEACDEFPLKMQNDVRQNGDISERRKRLRPSMSRGTGLGQDRHQDRDFHIATTEEFVKRFGGTRVINKVLIANNGIAAVKCMRSIRRWAYEMFKNERAIRFVVMVTPEDLKANAEYIKMADHYVPVPGGSNNNNYANVELIVDIALRTQVQAVWAGWGHASENPKLPELLHKEGLVFLGPPERAMWALGDKVASSIVAQTAEIPTLPWSGSDLKAQYSGKKIKISSELFARGCVTNVEQGLAAVNKIGFPVMIKASEGGGGKGIRRVDTTEEFPGLFRQVQAEVPGSPIFVMKLARGARHLEVQLLADQYGNAISLFGRDCSIQRRHQKIIEEAPAIVAQPEVFEDMEKAAVRLAKMVGYVSAGTVEYLYDPEGRYFFLELNPRLQVEHPCTEMVADVNLPAAQLQIGMGIPLYRLKDIRLLYGESPWGSSVIDFENPPNKPRPSGHVIAARITSENPDEGFKPSSGTVQELNFRSSKNVWGYFSVAASGGLHEFADSQFGHCFSWGENRQQARENLVIALKELSIRGDFRTTVEYLITLLETNRFLDNSIDTAWLDALIAERVQSEKPDILLGVMCGSLHIADRQITESFSSFQTSLEKGQIQAANTLTNVVDVELINDGIRYKVQAAKSGANSYFLLMNSSFKEIEVHRLSDGGLLISLEGASYTTYMKEEVDRYRIVIGNQTCVFEKENDPSLLRSPSAGKLINMIVEDGAHVSKGQAYAEIEVMKMVMTLTSQEAGTVTFVRRPGAVLDAGSLLGHLELDDPSLVTKAQPFKGQFLQPENAPVPEKLNRVHNTYKSILENTLAGYCLPEPFNAQRLRDIIEKFMQSLRDPSLPLLELQEVIASISGRIPISVEKKIRKLMTLYERNITSVLAQFPSQQIASVIDSHAATLQKRADRDVFFLTTQSIVQLVQRYRNGIRGRMKAAVHELLRQYYDVESQFQYGHYDKCVGLVREHNKDDMQTVVNTIFSHSQVAKKNLLVTLLIDHLWANEPGLTDELANTLSELTSLNRAEHSRVALRSRQVLIAAHQPAYELRHNQMESIFLSAVDMYGHDFHPENLQRLILSETSIFDILHDFFYHSNRAVCNAALEVYVRRAYTSYELTCLQHLELSGGLPLVHFQFLLPTAHPNRLFSRMSSPDGLDQAAAESLGNSFVRTGAIAAFDSFEHFEMYSDEILDLLEDFVSPAMVNAKVLEAVEAADSISDSRHSTSINVSLSDPVTRANAAEEAKSTEPIHIVSVAVRETGELDDLQMAQIFGNYCQEHNEELFQRRIRRITFAALKKRQFPKFFTFRARDKFTEDRIYRHLEPASAFHLELNRMKTYDLEALPTANQKMHLYLGKAKVSKGQEVTDYRFFIRSIIRHSDLITKEASFEYLQNEGERVLLEAMDELEVAFSHPHAKRTDCNHIFLNFVPTVIMDPAKIEESVTKMIMRYGPRLWKLRVLQAELKMVIRQSPQSPTQAVRLCIANDSGYFLDISMYTEQTEPETGIIKFKAYGEKQGSLHGHPISTPYMTKDFLQQKRFQAQSNGTTYVYDVPDMFRQMTERHWREFSKARPTVDIRTPDKILIECKELVLEGDNLVEMQRLPGENNCGMVAWRIVLATPEYPNGREIIVIANDLTYLIGSFGIKEDVLFAKASQLARQLKVPRIYISVNSGARIGLAEEVKAMFKIAWEDPEEPDKGFKYLYLSTEDYAQVANLNSVRAILIEDEGEQRYKITDIIGKDDGLGVENLRYAGLIAGETSQAYEEIVTIAMVTCRTIGIGSYVVRLGQRVIQIDNSHIILTGYAALNKLLGRKVYASNNQLGGTQIMFNNGVTHKTEAIDLDGVYTILDWLSYIPAYIGCDLPIVLPNDRIERPVDFMPTKSPYDPRWMLGGRVNPVNANDWENGFFDRDSWSEIMASWAKTVVTGRARLGGVPVGVIAVETRTVEVEMPADPANLDSEAKTLQQAGQVWYPDSSYKTAQAIKDFGREELPLIVFANWRGFSGGMKDMYEQIVKFGAYIVDGLREYKKPVLIYLPPNAELRGGAWAVLDSLINPRYMETYADPEARGGVLEPEGIVEIKYKEKDLVKTIHRLDPTTIALKKELDEANASGDKVRAAQVDEKIKARIAVLMHVYHTVAVHFADLHDTPERMLEKECISEIVPWRDSRRWLYWRLRRLLLEDAYIKKILRAQDNLSVGQAKQMLRRWLVEEKGATEAYLWDKNEEMVSWYEEQINAESIVSRNVNSVRRDAIISTISKMLEDCPDVALDAVVGLCQGLTPVNRGVVVRTLAQMQLNEETSNSNQG
- the ACC gene encoding Acetyl-CoA carboxylase, isoform A — its product is MLITILGTLAAFLAFLLTLIFGRGQKRSKPVQSSAATSATTATTGDSDNGNTNHNSSVIAATATATTTSSKPPIAPAAPPSAVKASDKRFPKACIKKVQFSSESLRSDVDELCDQLKDSALSNLSNDNIRIACHQNNNNSSINKNQNNNSIDISISISKMSETNESNDTAAQSAEGERPSFLVGDEIDERAAEAGEACDEFPLKMQNDVRQNGDISERRKRLRPSMSRGTGLGQDRHQDRDFHIATTEEFVKRFGGTRVINKVLIANNGIAAVKCMRSIRRWAYEMFKNERAIRFVVMVTPEDLKANAEYIKMADHYVPVPGGSNNNNYANVELIVDIALRTQVQAVWAGWGHASENPKLPELLHKEGLVFLGPPERAMWALGDKVASSIVAQTAEIPTLPWSGSDLKAQYSGKKIKISSELFARGCVTNVEQGLAAVNKIGFPVMIKASEGGGGKGIRRVDTTEEFPGLFRQVQAEVPGSPIFVMKLARGARHLEVQLLADQYGNAISLFGRDCSIQRRHQKIIEEAPAIVAQPEVFEDMEKAAVRLAKMVGYVSAGTVEYLYDPEGRYFFLELNPRLQVEHPCTEMVADVNLPAAQLQIGMGIPLYRLKDIRLLYGESPWGSSVIDFENPPNKPRPSGHVIAARITSENPDEGFKPSSGTVQELNFRSSKNVWGYFSVAASGGLHEFADSQFGHCFSWGENRQQARENLVIALKELSIRGDFRTTVEYLITLLETNRFLDNSIDTAWLDALIAERVQSEKPDILLGVMCGSLHIADRQITESFSSFQTSLEKGQIQAANTLTNVVDVELINDGIRYKVQAAKSGANSYFLLMNSSFKEIEVHRLSDGGLLISLEGASYTTYMKEEVDRYRIVIGNQTCVFEKENDPSLLRSPSAGKLINMIVEDGAHVSKGQAYAEIEVMKMVMTLTSQEAGTVTFVRRPGAVLDAGSLLGHLELDDPSLVTKAQPFKGQFLQPENAPVPEKLNRVHNTYKSILENTLAGYCLPEPFNAQRLRDIIEKFMQSLRDPSLPLLELQEVIASISGRIPISVEKKIRKLMTLYERNITSVLAQFPSQQIASVIDSHAATLQKRADRDVFFLTTQSIVQLVQRYRNGIRGRMKAAVHELLRQYYDVESQFQYGHYDKCVGLVREHNKDDMQTVVNTIFSHSQVAKKNLLVTLLIDHLWANEPGLTDELANTLSELTSLNRAEHSRVALRSRQVLIAAHQPAYELRHNQMESIFLSAVDMYGHDFHPENLQRLILSETSIFDILHDFFYHSNRAVCNAALEVYVRRAYTSYELTCLQHLELSGGLPLVHFQFLLPTAHPNRLFSRMSSPDGLDQAAAESLGNSFVRTGAIAAFDSFEHFEMYSDEILDLLEDFVSPAMVNAKVLEAVEAADSISDSRHSTSINVSLSDPVTRANAAEEAKSTEPIHIVSVAVRETGELDDLQMAQIFGNYCQEHNEELFQRRIRRITFAALKKRQFPKFFTFRARDKFTEDRIYRHLEPASAFHLELNRMKTYDLEALPTANQKMHLYLGKAKVSKGQEVTDYRFFIRSIIRHSDLITKEASFEYLQNEGERVLLEAMDELEVAFSHPHAKRTDCNHIFLNFVPTVIMDPAKIEESVTKMIMRYGPRLWKLRVLQAELKMVIRQSPQSPTQAVRLCIANDSGYFLDISMYTEQTEPETGIIKFKAYGEKQGSLHGHPISTPYMTKDFLQQKRFQAQSNGTTYVYDVPDMFRQMTERHWREFSKARPTVDIRTPDKILIECKELVLEGDNLVEMQRLPGENNCGMVAWRIVLATPEYPNGREIIVIANDLTYLIGSFGIKEDVLFAKASQLARQLKVPRIYISVNSGARIGLAEEVKAMFKIAWEDPEEPDKGFKYLYLSTEDYAQVANLNSVRAILIEDEGEQRYKITDIIGKDDGLGVENLRYAGLIAGETSQAYEEIVTIAMVTCRTIGIGSYVVRLGQRVIQIDNSHIILTGYAALNKLLGRKVYASNNQLGGTQIMFNNGVTHKTEAIDLDGVYTILDWLSYIPAYIGCDLPIVLPNDRIERPVDFMPTKSPYDPRWMLGGRVNPVNANDWENGFFDRDSWSEIMASWAKTVVTGRARLGGVPVGVIAVETRTVEVEMPADPANLDSEAKTLQQAGQVWYPDSSYKTAQAIKDFGREELPLIVFANWRGFSGGMKDMYEQIVKFGAYIVDGLREYKKPVLIYLPPNAELRGGAWAVLDSLINPRYMETYADPEARGGVLEPEGIVEIKYKEKDLVKTIHRLDPTTIALKKELDEANASGDKVRAAQVDEKIKARIAVLMHVYHTVAVHFADLHDTPERMLEKECISEIVPWRDSRRWLYWRLRRLLLEDAYIKKILRAQDNLSVGQAKQMLRRWLVEEKGATEAYLWDKNEEMVSWYEEQINAESIVSRNVNSVRRDAIISTISKMLEDCPDVALDAVVGLCQGLTPVNRGVVVRTLAQMQLNEETSNSNQG